In Anopheles marshallii chromosome X unlocalized genomic scaffold, idAnoMarsDA_429_01 X_unloc_1, whole genome shotgun sequence, the genomic window GTGTCCAAACACGacgtaaataaaagtaaaaagaagGTGATTACGATCAAGGATCAGGAGGATATATGTTTGGGTTCCGATGATGAAGATTTGGGAcatttttgcgttacgtaataattgaacggCCTCTAACTACTAGTTTGCGCGCCAATTGGCAAAGCAAGAAGGCATGACATTTGTCCGTTGAAATACAATGAAGACGATGGGCACACCTACCATCAATGAAACCCAATGTACCCACTGTACCCAATTGGCGCGCAAATTAGTAGTTACATACACCAATATCGGATCGAGACCGAGATTTTCCAACAAGCGAGTTTGAAgctaaaacgatggaaacttTGGGTGCAGTGCGAAGTTTGAgtgaattgaagaaaatcaccGAGGATGAGCAGCGTTTGGTGCTATTGTTGCAGGAAGCCGGTATATTGCCGTCGgagcaaatgtgcaacaagTGTAACCGGCGCATGAAGATGAAAGCGACCAAAAAAGCTAATTCGTATAAATGGATATGCAAGCCGACGACCAGCTGTACCGGGTGGGAGTGTACTGTCCGTACGGACAGTATATTCAAGAACTCGCATCTACCCCTATCGTGAAATAGTTTTTCGGATGTAATAGAAGCTTGAGGCGACACGGACGACTTTCCTATCGAGAAGCGCAGAAACACGTGTGTATATTTTAGGTTAAgagtttgacatttttgtctacagtgtttgcaaagaaaacagctACACCATGTAGCTAACTGTCAGGTTGCATCCTGACACCCCTGCTCAACCGCTACAGTTAGCCAAACCAATGCTTGAGCAATGTCTACGAAAAACCGCTACTGGAAGACTCTTAGTCATCATATCCGCTTGTTGATCTGCAGATGGTATATACTTCAGAcagatttttccttcccgtatCAAGTCTCGAAGATAATGGAATTTTACATCAACGTGTTTTAAGCGTCCAAAATCCTTCGACTCTTCAGCAATTCTTATGGACGACTGGTTGTCTTCGTAGAAACATATCGGCTCCTTAGGATCGTATCCTAAATCTCGCAACAGTCGTACCAACCACTGCTCATGACATGCAGCTACGCACAATGCTGCTAGTTCTGCCTCCGTCGATGAAAGAGAGACAACCTGTTGTTTTCGGGTAATCCAAGCAACAGTGCACCCAAAAACTTTGAACACTGCACCACTGATAGATCGCCTATCTACAGGATCATTTGCCCAGTCGGCGTCCGAAAACACTTCCATCGTCGCTGCCTCAGGGTTTCCACGAAACACTAAGCCAACATCCAAAGTTCCCTTGACGAAGCGCAAAATTCGCTTCAAGTAAGTCCAGTGTAAATCCGTTGGGCAACTTTGATATTGACTGCAAATATTAACAGCAGCTGCCAAATCTGGTCGTGTAGTCAACGTAGCGTATGTCAAGCAGCCAACCAACTCTCGATAGGGTTGATTCGTTCGATCCTTCTCTTCACCGCGAGGAAGCTTCAAGTGGGTTTCCATTGGAGTTGATGCCACcttacaattttccattttaaatcgCTGCAATAAGCTTTCCAAATATTGCTTCTGGCTGATCTTCATcacacagtttttcaagtcaTGATCGATGTGCATACCAAGGAAGTATTTTACTTCCCCTGCATCAGTCATCTCGAACTCATGTGCCAAACAGTTCTTCACCGTCTCCACCAGCCGCAATGACGTACCAGCGATGATAATATCGTCCACATATATCAGCATGATCACCAATCCTCTATCAGTTTTCCAGATGTACATACATTGGTCGATCATACTCCTTTCAAATCTCAATCTAGATttaacgaatgaatgaaaacgcTCATTCCATGCCCTTGATGCTTGCTTCAATCCGTACAAACACCTTTTTAGACGACATACCAAATCTGTTCCTGTTTCATAACCTTCTGGCTGACGCATATAAATCTCTTCCTGCAGTTCTCCATTTAAGAAGGCCGTTTTCACATCCATTTGATGTATAAGCATCTTCTCATGATTTGCCATTGCGAGCACAGTACGTATAGTGTCAAGTTTCGCAACAGGAGAATATGTCTCACTATAGTCAAAACCACGTCGTTGACTAAAACCACGGGCCACTAGACGTGCCTTGTACCGATCAGGTTGTCCGTTTATTCCTCTCTTGATTCGGAATACCCATTTGCTGGTGATGGCTGTACGACCCAAAGGTAATTTCGTCAAAACCCAGGTATTATTCCTTTCCAGCGAAAACATCTCATCCTGTACCGCAGCTTCCCATTTGGGCCAATCATTTCGATTTCTGGCTTCTGCCAAGGAGTTTGGTACGTTTTCCACATATGCCGTTGCACTTAATGCATATGCCGCAAACTCGACATCATAATCCTTATGCCATTCAGGAGGTTTGCGGTTTCTTTGCGGTCGTTGCTTCGCACTTGACTCCTCACTACTTTCTGGCTCAGCTTCAGTTTGATCACGGTAACCTCCCGATGCTGTTCCGCTTCCTTCAGAGAAACTCTCGAATTCGTCATCCGATTCTTCTTCAATTAATGTTTGaggttcatcatcatttatcattaaCGACTcacaatttttatcatttggaTCATTCTCAGCTGCAGGATACATAAAAGGTGCTTTTCGTTCAAAAACCGGTTCGTATCGCTTAGATTCATCAAATATGACGTCACGTACAACCACAATTCGCTGGGATCTTTCGTTCCATACACGGTATGCGTTATGGGAATATCCAACAAAAATTCCCTTCCATGACTTCGCGTCCATTTTCTTTCGGTGCTCCTTCGGAATGTGTACAAATACGCTACAACCAAATGTTCGTAAGTTAGTAATATCAGGTCTCTTACCTTCCCACATTTCGTATGGTGTAACACCAGATGGAATCGCACATGATGGGCTCCGATTCGTAAGATATGCTGCAGTTTGTATTGCCTGACCCCAAAATTTCTTGTCGATACCACTATCCTCCAGCATAGAACGTGCCTTTTCCACTAGAGTTCGATTCATACGTTCACTAACCCCGTTTTGTTCTGGAGTGTAGGGAACCGTCCACTCTACGTAGATGCCTCGTTGTTTGCAAAACCTCTCGAACATTTTGCTTCGATATTCTCCACCGTTGTCACAGCGAAGTCGACTTATTTTCTGCCCAAATTTTGCGGTTACTTGAGCTTCATATTCCTTGAACATATTGAATACTTCATCTTTTGATTCGATGAGAAACACCATTGTGAAATGCGACCAATCATCAATGAAGGTAACAAAATACTTCATACCACATATTCCAATTGGAGTTATTGGTCCACATACATCAGAATGGATCAGTTCCAGTACCCGTGACGATCTTTTTCCTTCGCGTATTGAAAACGGATTTCTAGTTTGCTTACCAAGCAAACACGGTTTACACATGAAATAATTCATGTCTTTGAAATCTTTCGAATCGCATGGCATTTTTACTCCTAATACCATTTGCTTACGAAAAAGATGTTCAAGGCTTTTACCGTTCAAGTGTCCATAGCGACGATGCCATAAATCCATATTTTCCGGTATACGACCATGTGTCAACATCACTTTGTTTCTGTCGAAATTCGATCTCCAGAACTTGAGCTCGTACAATTGTCCTTGTAGAGAACCACACGCTATGATGTCAGATCCACAATGAATTTTTACTTCTCCGTTCGAATACTCTACACGCATACCTGCCTTGTCCACACGCAATACCGAAAATAGGTTGCATCTCAGCTCAGGAACAAATAGTACATCGTGAATGGTATATGTAGCATATTTACCATTCTTAAGCGTTATTACTTTCACTGTACCGGTGTATTCTGCAACGATTGTTTCACCGTCCTTCGCAATTGCTATTTCGACTGGATTCTGCAACGGATGCAACTTTTCGAATAGCGTCTTGTCGTTTACCAGATGATCCGAGCATCCTGAATCGATATACCATCGTATACGATTCGACTCAATGGGAACTGTATTTCCCCTGCTCACACCCACGAAACTTACGCTTTTATTTGATCCACCACCATGGTTTTCTGCATCAGCGAAATTTGCTCTCGGTTTCGCATGTGCAAACATTCTTTTCTTATCTTGCCGATCTTTTAATATGGGACATTCAGTGCGTTTGTGCCCAAACTTTTTACAATAGAAACACTTCAGTTTATGTTTCTGGGCTTTTCCAGCAAACGCCATGGAATCGTTCTTCTCGCTCATTTCTCCATTATTTTCTCGCTTCAAACTCTCGCTGAGAAGACGAGCCTTTACAAAGTCCAGCGTCATTTGTTCCGGAGGCAGTGTTTCTATGACAGTCACTAGCTGTCCATATGAACTCGGCATGGTTTGCAACAggtaaaacacaaccaaacttTCTTGTAGTTTGATTCCGGTTGCTTCCAAATCATGCACCATCCGCTCGAACCCGAGTAGGTGCGCTTGGAGAGAACCTGACTCCACAAACTTCATCGCTGAAAGCTTTTTCATAATATAGAACTGGCCACATGTTCCTTGACGTGCGAAAAGGTTTTCCAAAGTGGTCCAAATCTCTCGCGGGGTCTGTTTACCTTTTATATACTCCAACTGTGAGTCGGCAATATTCCGCACCAAAACCGATTTGCATTTAGCATCcttctttttcctcttcttcagCTGGTCCTCCTTGGTTTTCTTTACCTCAGCCGAATCAGTAGCCAATACTTTGCATTCCAAAGCCTTTTCCGCTTCAACACGAATGCAATCAATCAGATCCAGCTCCTCCAGCAACACTTCCGTCCGGAAGCTCCAGTtgctgaaattcgtaccatcGAAAAGAtacactttcttttcttcttccattggaTCAACAGTATTCAGGGAGACtacgatgagaaaaaaaataaacagatgaACTAGGTTTGGGTTATactgggcccataacctgaAATAGTTTTTCGGATGTAATAGAAGCTTGAGGCGACACGGACGACTTTCCTATCGAGAAGCGCAGAAACACGTGTGTATATTTTAGGTTAAgagtttgacatttttgtctacagtgtttgcaaagaaaacagctACACCATGTAGCTAACTGTCAGGTTGCATCCTGACATATCGAAGCTGATAGAAATAACCTTCGAGTGGTCGCGGGATGCGAAGCGGACGGACGCAGCATTGGAGTGCAGTGCCGGCAAAAGTGCCATATCGAAATGGTACGCTATACTTCGAGCAGTATCCGCGGAATACATCGAGACTAACCAGGCTCCAATTGGTGGCGATGGAATGACCGTCGAGATTGACGAATCTGTCGTCACCAAGCGGAAGTACAACCGCGGACGCTTCGCGGAAGGCAACCAAGTCTGGTTGGTCGGCGGTATCTGCCGCGAGACACGGGAAGTGTTTCTGGAGCTGGTGCAGCAACGGGATGCTGGCACATTGCATGGCATCATTGTGCAGCATGTGGCTCCGGGAACAACGTTAGTGACTGATGGTTGGAGGGCCTACAACGGCATCGAACAGTACGGATATGTTCACGTAGCGGTCAATCACTTCGAAAATTTCGTGGATCCGGACGATGGCtttgtgcacacacaaaatatcgAAAACCTGTGGCGTTGGGTAAAGCCCTTTTTAAGATCTAAGGGCACCAACCGAGGAGCCCTTATCGCGTACCTACGGGAGTACCAAATGAAGCGGCGGAACCAGAACGGCTTCCTGAGTGTGTTGCGCGCAATCAAAGCTGTCCAGGACTTTGGGTAAGTTTTCTGTTAATGCCGATTATCTGATTACCGAATGCCAGAGAgatgtttgtaatttgtatgtttctatttctcttcAGATAATGTGCTCATCCATCCAACCGTCGGTCACACAGGAACATGGGtaagttttccatcaattgTTCATTTACTCTTccgtaaacatttttaatacatcaaCTATCTTCAAGGTGGCTAGCTAATGCCAAGAGCGAATGTATTCTACATGCCTTAGCGTTTACATGTAATACATCCGCTATCTTGGAACTCCGTATCCTACCTCCTCGTGGTGCTGGCTGGAATATGATGTGTGCTACCGGCCATCATATACTAACAGGATCGgggaaaaacgattttatttttgtactttttctatttatcTGCTCTTTACAGGCTTCAAGCACAGTTCAATAGTTCCACAGGTTGCAACACATATAAcatatatataattatataaatatatggtaaaagatttttatagTCCCCCCCATAGGGTTCGAAGCTACCCTGAAACGTTTCACGCACATCAAAGGGTGGTTCGGTCATGCGATGTGACAAATTAAATGTCAacatggtttgtttacatttacgttttaataaatatcggCGGTTTAAAGCGGAAATTTAAAAGCAACAGAGTGTATTacttatgaaaatttattgcgTGCCACAAATTACGaaaggtattttattttcaaattgcatGCTCAATTAACGCGGcttgtggtgaaaataagtGACTCGTTTTTAACGCAtgtaatgcattttctttCAGCATTGGGTGTAGCAATGTGTTTTATATCCGAGCACGGTCAAACCGAGAAAACCTGCTTGCGCAAAATGACTTGGCTAATGTTTATGCTAACATATCAGGAAGAGATATAGCTTCAGGTCACCGGCTGTTAGCCAACGCTCGACGACGGGATGCTGCTGAATCTGTGAAGAAATTAAACTGAAAAGTTCTGCGTGAAGGATCCTAGCGGTTGATGGTCACCAGACCagcaccgatcgatcgatcgctaTTGTACTGCTGTAGAAATGCCCCTACCGCGATATCCGATGAGCCGGAAATAAGCCTTTGGAGTTCTTTAACGGATCCGTTCCGCTACAAGCCACATTCGTTTGGACAAATTAAGGTAAGTTAACACGGATAAGAGCTTTAGCCAAATTTTCCTTGCATCCGGTGAAGTTTACGtataacgttttattttttaaaatttcgaCGCACTAAACAGACACAGCACGCAGTTGTTTCAAAGAGAATGCATTGCGAATGAAGACAAGTGCGGCGGAAAATCGTCGCAGTTCTAACAATGCAGGACGACCATAATCAACTGTAGTCGGCTAACACTTTTGTAAGTTCAGTACATGGCCGTTCGATTTGAGATGCCAAAACAGAATTATAACAAGTTTCGATGCTCATTTTCAGTGGAGgaagcaaacatcatcaacaaacaccaccagaACATTAAGATTTGCTAATATACCGTCCATGAAGCGCTCAAATGGCTGGGTTGCGTCGCACAATCCAAATTGTATCATCGTGAATTCGAAAATCCTGAACGGAGTAATACCGGCAACCTTGAAATGGACACTTTCTTCGACCGGAACGAAGTGGTATGTAAATCATGGGTATTTGCAACGGGTCTCGAGTTATTTTTAAGCGTTTTCCAGCGATTGATGGACCAGTGGTTTCAATGTGATGCAGCCTGATGATGTGGCCTAGCAttggaaattatttacttatcgTAATTCGATTACACACTTCCAGGTTAACGGATGATTCAGGCTAGGTTCAAATCTTGCCTGTTTCATATTCCGCATGCACAGGGGACATATACACAGAGTAACACTTATTTATACTCTATATGAAGACAGGTCTTTTCGCTTTAGATCGGTCCTCCGATGGCCGACAGGCATCTTATAGCTTGCGTCGGTGTTTCGCCATTTCGCATTGCTCAAAAAAACAGTTgctgtttgctccaaaaagaaaacaaactcgcaaaaaacatttaatactCCTTTACTGTAGGAAACTGATGAAAAACTGTACGcttggttggaaaatcttagaaggtgttttaaaaattagaaGTCATAAATGCACactaatggaagaaaaagtgaTCGCAGTAGTGGTACAATGGTTCACGAAATTGAAGGATGTTTATTATTAGCGTAGtacttgttttactttttttctctaagtGTTCCAAAGCTACAATCTTACTGCTTTATGTTAGCACTAAGCTCTTACGACAATTACAGGtattacaaattacaaatattacatGGCGTAACATCACATTTTTCCTGAAGTGTACCGAGTatcctttttcatttcatttcattcattcattttttattcgatCTAGCCATTTGATGAGCATAAGGATGTCCTGGGAAATATCAAAATTGGTCTTGTCCTTAGAAGTGTAAATCAAagtcaaaggaaaaaaggtaagGAAACACGATTACTCGTTCGGAATGTTGAATAATACTAATTCTTTATTCATGGTTATACGTAGCCACGCGGGTGCGATGCAGGTTTAGCTGCGTCGATACTACTGATACGCTGATGGAGAAGAGCGGTCTCGAGCTTAATCCGATACGATGTACTGGTGCTGCAGATCTTCAACTTGATCTCGATTTCATCTCCATTATCACTTCGTTTATGAATGTCGAAGTATAGCTTTAAAACGGTAGGAAGCTGCTGCTATGTATTTATAGCGTGTAATGTGTTTAAACTATCAGCTACTGTTTGTct contains:
- the LOC128716753 gene encoding uncharacterized protein LOC128716753, with the protein product METLGAVRSLSELKKITEDEQRLVLLLQEAGILPSEQMCNKCNRRMKMKATKKANSYKWICKPTTSCTGWECTVRTDSIFKNSHLPLSLHPDISKLIEITFEWSRDAKRTDAALECSAGKSAISKWYAILRAVSAEYIETNQAPIGGDGMTVEIDESVVTKRKYNRGRFAEGNQVWLVGGICRETREVFLELVQQRDAGTLHGIIVQHVAPGTTLVTDGWRAYNGIEQYGYVHVAVNHFENFVDPDDGFVHTQNIENLWRWVKPFLRSKGTNRGALIAYLREYQMKRRNQNGFLSVLRAIKAVQDFGNMATRVRCRFSCVDTTDTLMEKSGLELNPIRCTGAADLQLDLDFISIITSFMNVEV